CCGTCGAGGCCGAGGAAGGAGATGGCGTAGGCGATCTGGCCGTTCAGCGGCAGCTGGTGGCCGACGCCGGAGATGCTGATGCCTTCGACGGTGGCCTGGGTGCCGGTGTTGCCGTATCGGGTGCGGGTCCACGACGACTGGGGGTGGTCGGTGAAGGCCGGGGTCTGGCTCAGCCCGTTCAGGTTGGTCCACTGCTTGATCTCCTCGCCGAAGTTGGGGTAGGCGAGGGTGGTGTCGGTGGTGCCGTGCCACAGCTGCATGCGGGGGTAGCGGCCGGTGTAGCCGGGGTACATGGCGCGGGCCTGGTCGCCCCACTGCTGGGCGGTCTTGATGAGCTGCCCGCCGGAGCACTGGCTGTTCCACAGCGAGCCGTTGGTGGTGGCGAAGCACCCGGCCGGTACGCCGGAGAAGGCCGACCCGGCCGAGAACACGTCGGGGTACTGGGCGGCCAGGACGTTGGTCATCATCGCGCCGGAGGAGAAGCCGCTGACGACGATGCGGCCGGGGTCGACGTTGTAGCGCTGGCGGGCGTAGGCGACCATCGACATGATGCCGGTGGAGTCGCTGCCGCCGTCGCGCCGCAGCGCGGCGGG
This DNA window, taken from Microbispora sp. ZYX-F-249, encodes the following:
- a CDS encoding extracellular catalytic domain type 1 short-chain-length polyhydroxyalkanoate depolymerase, with the translated sequence PALLVLVHYCSGSASAIFNGNGHDYVTAADRYGYIIVVPEATRSEKCFDVSTPAALRRDGGSDSTGIMSMVAYARQRYNVDPGRIVVSGFSSGAMMTNVLAAQYPDVFSAGSAFSGVPAGCFATTNGSLWNSQCSGGQLIKTAQQWGDQARAMYPGYTGRYPRMQLWHGTTDTTLAYPNFGEEIKQWTNLNGLSQTPAFTDHPQSSWTRTRYGNTGTQATVEGISISGVGHQLPLNGQIAYAISFLGLDG